The DNA sequence TCGTTGCACAGCTGCCGCTGGTTGCCGCTGGCATGATTGCCATTTCCCATCGCGAGCGTGAATGCGGTATCGGCCGGGCAGCGCGTGGTAAGGGTTGCCGTCGAGCGCGTCGGGCGTAGCGTGGCCGTGCTGGTCAGGGTGCCGAAATTAAGCGGGGTGACGCGCTCGATGAAGCATCCCTGACTGATTTCGGCCTGCGCGCTGGTGCCGCCCTGCACCTGTTCACCTTCGGCGGAGCCGTCTGAACAGTTCTGAAGGGCATCCTGACGGGAGGCGCTGTGCCATGCAATCCGCAGATTCATGTTGTAGTTGTAATAGTGGTAGGCCGGAAGCTGGCTTTGCCCTGCGGGTAGGGTGGCGATCAGCGGAAAGGTACCGCTGACGTTGGCGTTGCTTTCCGCGGCCAGGGTCTGCTGAAT is a window from the Oceanidesulfovibrio indonesiensis genome containing:
- a CDS encoding spore coat protein U domain-containing protein — translated: LSSIYAPPFQMISPGDPEGKQYTLLFRLLNGVARSQELGPAGSGNLIQQTLAAESNANVSGTFPLIATLPAGQSQLPAYHYYNYNMNLRIAWHSASRQDALQNCSDGSAEGEQVQGGTSAQAEISQGCFIERVTPLNFGTLTSTATLRPTRSTATLTTRCPADTAFTLAMGNGNHASGNQRQLCN